One Panicum virgatum strain AP13 chromosome 9K, P.virgatum_v5, whole genome shotgun sequence genomic region harbors:
- the LOC120648578 gene encoding uncharacterized protein LOC120648578: MASGGWAWVAEVAGEELAKLEAAHPGRFGPLKAELERLVADPALDAAAFPSPVPVTTATDDDDDGGGTAPASSQPAPSLDGLVCTQESTTRRKRKPPGGGAAREPEEGRRRRRTGTPPGRAKDRAEMAIERAERCLERIRAVKRGLLAAWIH, encoded by the exons atggCGTCGGGGGGCTGGGCGTgggtggcggaggtggcgggcGAGGAGCTGGCCAAGCTGGAGGCCGCGCACCCGGGCCGCTTCGGCCCGCTCAAGGCCGAGCTGGAGCGCCTCGTCGCCGACCCCGCCCTCGACGCGGCAGCCTTCCCCTCGCCAGTCCCGGTCACCACTGccaccgacgacgacgacgacggcggcggcaccgctCCCGCCTCGTCCCAGCCCGCTCCTTCCCTCGACGGCCTCGTCTGCACCCAAG AGTCCACTacccggaggaagaggaagccgccgggcggcggcgccgcgcgggagccggaggaggggaggcggaggcggcggacggGCACGCCGCCGGGACGGGCCAAGGACAGGGCGGAGATGGCCATCGAGCGCGCCGAGCGGTGCCTGGAGAGGATCCGCGCCGTCAAGCGGGGCTTGCTCGCCGCTTGGATTCACTGA